A genomic window from Flavobacterium phycosphaerae includes:
- a CDS encoding sensor histidine kinase has translation MNLSTGIINKIHLSEYFSQKNDTTKAIQYSTDALKQAKSLSSSGDVLAALKQLSLIDKKKSSFYYSEYIKLNDSIQQSDRITKDKFARIAYETDEIIQEKDSLAEKNRQLLYFFVVSFIVVVLLFVVRAQRARTRELLYKQAQQKANEDIYNLMMSQQAIIDESRNKEKKRLAQDLHDGVLGRMFGLRLNLDSLNHNNDEDAIKRRFELLNELKTIEQDIREISHDLNREKQVLINNFVSIVHNLLEEQKTSHEANVVYTIDNDVEWDKVGNNIKINMYRILQEGLQNINKYANAKNINVEVKGDKENVYLKIQDDGVGFDVNRKSKGIGMQNMISRTHDCQGIIDITSKKTTEPKL, from the coding sequence TTGAATCTTTCAACTGGGATAATAAACAAAATACATCTTTCAGAATATTTTTCTCAAAAAAATGATACAACAAAAGCTATTCAATACTCTACCGATGCTTTAAAACAAGCTAAAAGTTTAAGCTCATCAGGTGATGTTTTAGCTGCCTTAAAACAACTTTCTCTAATTGACAAAAAGAAATCGTCTTTTTATTATAGTGAATACATAAAACTTAACGATAGTATTCAACAGTCTGATAGAATCACTAAAGATAAATTCGCAAGAATAGCATACGAAACCGACGAAATCATACAGGAAAAAGACAGTTTAGCCGAAAAAAACAGACAACTGCTTTACTTTTTTGTGGTATCGTTTATTGTAGTAGTCTTGTTATTTGTAGTAAGAGCCCAGCGCGCGCGTACCAGAGAGCTGTTATACAAACAAGCTCAGCAGAAAGCCAACGAAGACATTTATAACCTTATGATGTCGCAACAGGCTATTATAGATGAAAGTCGTAACAAAGAAAAGAAACGATTGGCCCAAGACCTGCATGATGGTGTATTAGGACGAATGTTTGGGCTTCGCTTAAACTTAGACAGTTTAAATCACAATAATGACGAAGACGCTATCAAAAGAAGGTTTGAATTATTAAACGAATTAAAAACCATTGAACAGGACATCCGTGAAATTTCACACGATCTGAATAGAGAAAAACAAGTTTTAATTAATAACTTTGTTTCTATCGTGCATAATTTACTCGAAGAGCAAAAAACATCTCATGAAGCTAATGTGGTTTATACCATTGACAATGATGTTGAATGGGATAAAGTAGGTAATAATATTAAAATCAACATGTACCGTATATTACAAGAAGGGTTACAGAATATTAATAAATATGCCAATGCCAAGAACATCAACGTAGAAGTAAAAGGAGATAAAGAAAATGTATACTTGAAAATCCAGGACGATGGTGTTGGTTTTGATGTCAATAGAAAAAGCAAAGGTATCGGGATGCAAAACATGATTTCAAGAACACACGACTGCCAAGGAATTATTGATATAACTTCTAAAAAGACCACGGAACCAAAATTGTAA